A stretch of the Halictus rubicundus isolate RS-2024b chromosome 16, iyHalRubi1_principal, whole genome shotgun sequence genome encodes the following:
- the LOC143362160 gene encoding uncharacterized protein LOC143362160 isoform X2, translating to MTSTELLHSISGGLIESGIKYIMFPLHLLRFCIFGTSKVSEKLAICKDDKGSKDSGSSVKKTIKEETESKSSKSKGDRNSKNDEASSNRRSSEESRKSTRSGSLTDTKNTGSSRGKDSKEVRKGDDKGLKEKSLVVALKEESDSSVDQWSTACNTITENICMDIDKFVTFDSVEPMDISMEEYTYEESQIVTESRDQRQNSTLSVDAEIAKIFQKQCTSSEDEHSSSHSWTSLEKREKTGGKNFLCQARTSHSAATVPSKSKEEKVVKERKKKTSSEDVAHNKRRKVSQVENKPDKQKDGKSDAKRREEKHSSKQDSPSKSKTRSPRTPVKSNESKRKDVQYKEIATQTDSAFSDDDVEMTPVDAKLPEGRFCCKRAAYRSHPNLHLCWGAEHDWNYVADNEDSNDGFASIARKRVSSCSTSSSSTDLGFDENGSPPNSDVGTGRYHTNAHDTITSYRMFNRAPPGFPKLPQNPPLLSYTHTGWYKVATTSLQNNPCGVLSVPTMVPRAPSPMRHLYYNYPEFMDLPTTANSSQVFSNVRNDYYR from the exons ATGACATCGACCGAGCTTTTACACTCGATAAGCGGCGGTCTTATCGAGAGCGGTATCAAGTACATCATGTTTCCGCTGCATCTTCTGCGCTTCTGTATATTCGGGACCAGCAAGGTCTCCGAAAAGCTGGCTATTTGCAAGGACGACAAAGGATCGAAGGATTCCGGATCGAGCGTCAAGAAAACTATTAAAGAAGAGACAGAGAGCAAGTCCTCCAAAAGTAAGGGGGACAGAAACTCGAAAAACGACGAAGCTTCTTCGAACAGAAGATCTTCCGAAGAATCTCGGAAAAGTACAAGATCTGGTTCCTTAACGGACACGAAAAACACCGGGTCGTCTCGAGGAAAGGACTCGAAGGAAGTGCGTAAAGGCGACGACAAAGGACTCAAAGAAAAATCACTCGTAGTTGCACTCAAAGAAGAATCCGACTCGTCCGTCGATCAATGGAGCACCGCCTGCAACACGATAACCGAAAACATTTGCATGGACATTGACAAATTCGTGACGTTCGATTCGGTGGAGCCTATGGACATATCGATGGAGGAATATACCTACGAAGAATCTCAGATCGTGACGGAGTCTCGCGATCAAAGGCAAAACAGCACTTTGTCGGTGGACGCTGAGATCGCGAAGATTTTTCAGAAGCAGTGCACATCGTCCGAAGACGAACATTCGTCTTCCCACAGCTGGACCTCGTTAGAGAAACGTGAAAAAACAGGGGGAAAGAATTTCCTTTGCCAGGCAAGGACCAGCCACTCTGCTGCTACCGTTCCGTCCAAATCGAAGGAGGAAAAGGTTGTCAAGGAACGGAAGAAGAAAACGTCGTCCGAAGACGTCGCTCATAACAAAAGGAGGAAAGTGTCGCAGGTCGAGAACAAACCCGACAAACAGAAGGACGGAAAAAGCGACGCGAAACGCCGCGAGGAGAAACACTCTTCCAAGCAGGACAGCCCTAGCAAATCCAAAACGCGATCTCCGAGAACGCCGGTGAAGAGCAACGAATCGAAACGAAAGGATGTCCAGTACAAAGAAATTGCCACCCAGACGGACAGCGCATTTTCGGATGATGATGTCGAGATGACCCCAGTGGATGCAAAGCTCCCCGAAGGACGATTCTGCTGCAAGCGTGCGGCCTACAGATCTCATCCAAATCTACATCTG tGCTGGGGAGCGGAACACGACTGGAATTACGTGGCCGACAATGAGGATTCGAACGACGGGTTCGCGAGCATCGCCCGTAAACGGGTTTCATCGTGCAGCACTTCCTCCTCCTCGACGGATCTTGGCTTTGACGAAAACGGATCCCCTCCGAACTCGGATGTCGGAACAGGCCGGTATCATACGAATGCCCACGACACGATCACCAGTTATCGGATGTTTAATCGCGCACCGCCAGGCTTTCCCAAACTGCCGCAGAATCCACCGTTGTTATCGTACACGCACACCGGTTGGTACAAAGTCGCGACAACGTCTCTGCAAAATAACCCTTGTGGCGTGTTGTCCGTCCCAACAATGGTACCGCGCGCTCCTTCGCCCATGAGACACCTGTACTACAATTATCCTGAATTTATGGATCTTCCTACGACTGCTAATTCTTCGCAAGTTTTTAGTAATGTAAGAAACGACTATTACCGGTGA
- the LOC143362160 gene encoding uncharacterized protein LOC143362160 isoform X1, translating into MPKESERQKRRSSRRQYVKVDNNKENSATTKKQGSRKSSTGNERHNPLQGKSSERERRESTLKKQNVTMTSTELLHSISGGLIESGIKYIMFPLHLLRFCIFGTSKVSEKLAICKDDKGSKDSGSSVKKTIKEETESKSSKSKGDRNSKNDEASSNRRSSEESRKSTRSGSLTDTKNTGSSRGKDSKEVRKGDDKGLKEKSLVVALKEESDSSVDQWSTACNTITENICMDIDKFVTFDSVEPMDISMEEYTYEESQIVTESRDQRQNSTLSVDAEIAKIFQKQCTSSEDEHSSSHSWTSLEKREKTGGKNFLCQARTSHSAATVPSKSKEEKVVKERKKKTSSEDVAHNKRRKVSQVENKPDKQKDGKSDAKRREEKHSSKQDSPSKSKTRSPRTPVKSNESKRKDVQYKEIATQTDSAFSDDDVEMTPVDAKLPEGRFCCKRAAYRSHPNLHLCWGAEHDWNYVADNEDSNDGFASIARKRVSSCSTSSSSTDLGFDENGSPPNSDVGTGRYHTNAHDTITSYRMFNRAPPGFPKLPQNPPLLSYTHTGWYKVATTSLQNNPCGVLSVPTMVPRAPSPMRHLYYNYPEFMDLPTTANSSQVFSNVRNDYYR; encoded by the exons ATGCCGAAAGAAAGCGAACGCCAGAAGCGGCGAAGTAGCAGACGTCAGTACGTAAAGGTCGATAAC AACAAGGAAAACAGTGCAACGACAAAGAAACAGGGATCGAGGAAATCTTCAACCGGAAACGAACGGCACAACCCTTTGCAAGGAAAATCCTCCGAGAGAGAGCGCAGAGAATCAACACTGAAGAAACAGAACGTAACAATGACATCGACCGAGCTTTTACACTCGATAAGCGGCGGTCTTATCGAGAGCGGTATCAAGTACATCATGTTTCCGCTGCATCTTCTGCGCTTCTGTATATTCGGGACCAGCAAGGTCTCCGAAAAGCTGGCTATTTGCAAGGACGACAAAGGATCGAAGGATTCCGGATCGAGCGTCAAGAAAACTATTAAAGAAGAGACAGAGAGCAAGTCCTCCAAAAGTAAGGGGGACAGAAACTCGAAAAACGACGAAGCTTCTTCGAACAGAAGATCTTCCGAAGAATCTCGGAAAAGTACAAGATCTGGTTCCTTAACGGACACGAAAAACACCGGGTCGTCTCGAGGAAAGGACTCGAAGGAAGTGCGTAAAGGCGACGACAAAGGACTCAAAGAAAAATCACTCGTAGTTGCACTCAAAGAAGAATCCGACTCGTCCGTCGATCAATGGAGCACCGCCTGCAACACGATAACCGAAAACATTTGCATGGACATTGACAAATTCGTGACGTTCGATTCGGTGGAGCCTATGGACATATCGATGGAGGAATATACCTACGAAGAATCTCAGATCGTGACGGAGTCTCGCGATCAAAGGCAAAACAGCACTTTGTCGGTGGACGCTGAGATCGCGAAGATTTTTCAGAAGCAGTGCACATCGTCCGAAGACGAACATTCGTCTTCCCACAGCTGGACCTCGTTAGAGAAACGTGAAAAAACAGGGGGAAAGAATTTCCTTTGCCAGGCAAGGACCAGCCACTCTGCTGCTACCGTTCCGTCCAAATCGAAGGAGGAAAAGGTTGTCAAGGAACGGAAGAAGAAAACGTCGTCCGAAGACGTCGCTCATAACAAAAGGAGGAAAGTGTCGCAGGTCGAGAACAAACCCGACAAACAGAAGGACGGAAAAAGCGACGCGAAACGCCGCGAGGAGAAACACTCTTCCAAGCAGGACAGCCCTAGCAAATCCAAAACGCGATCTCCGAGAACGCCGGTGAAGAGCAACGAATCGAAACGAAAGGATGTCCAGTACAAAGAAATTGCCACCCAGACGGACAGCGCATTTTCGGATGATGATGTCGAGATGACCCCAGTGGATGCAAAGCTCCCCGAAGGACGATTCTGCTGCAAGCGTGCGGCCTACAGATCTCATCCAAATCTACATCTG tGCTGGGGAGCGGAACACGACTGGAATTACGTGGCCGACAATGAGGATTCGAACGACGGGTTCGCGAGCATCGCCCGTAAACGGGTTTCATCGTGCAGCACTTCCTCCTCCTCGACGGATCTTGGCTTTGACGAAAACGGATCCCCTCCGAACTCGGATGTCGGAACAGGCCGGTATCATACGAATGCCCACGACACGATCACCAGTTATCGGATGTTTAATCGCGCACCGCCAGGCTTTCCCAAACTGCCGCAGAATCCACCGTTGTTATCGTACACGCACACCGGTTGGTACAAAGTCGCGACAACGTCTCTGCAAAATAACCCTTGTGGCGTGTTGTCCGTCCCAACAATGGTACCGCGCGCTCCTTCGCCCATGAGACACCTGTACTACAATTATCCTGAATTTATGGATCTTCCTACGACTGCTAATTCTTCGCAAGTTTTTAGTAATGTAAGAAACGACTATTACCGGTGA
- the LOC143362156 gene encoding uncharacterized protein LOC143362156 isoform X3 produces the protein MSSQICLKWNSFLNNIATSFESLWEEEGLVDVTLASDGQCLTAHKVILSASSPFFKKVFQTNPCQHPVIILQDVHFSELEALLIFIYKGEVNIEQKNLPALLKAAETLQIRGLSGGDIFAKESYKRLAELEQAVEEDEAAVKEDSPKKKQKVKHQANSILETVLAPSVSQLESTDESTTSDQSGKDGDFPMQKTVQNPVYQRLEMKIEPLESAVEELQKQSAVDKDPVERLDTGQAEGNQGSGNSPAEDISGLSGLSGLTGFSDVKPLLYAYQQLPYADLLPSPEIISTWATSRPMDHLACDLMKILFTPEERILCNVNGKMGKQQFDSNKIHLIREVLLHFSGIAPNSVEWEETWKNCVTKIDTSNRGLKRYLFQRRSVYTQ, from the exons ATGTCAAGTCAAATATGCCTGAAGTGGAACAGTTTTTTGAACAACATCGCGACCAGCTTCGAGAGCCTCTGGGAAGAGGAAGGACTCGTCGACGTGACCCTGGCAAGCGACGGACAATGTCTCACGGCTCACAAAGTGATCCTCTCTGCCAGCAGCCCGTTCTTCAAGAAAGTTTTTCAG ACTAACCCGTGCCAACATCCGGTTATAATACTGCAAGATGTGCACTTTAGCGAGTTGGAAGCCTtacttatatttatatacaAGGGAGAAGTGAATATAGAACAGAAGAATTTGCCGGCGTTGTTGAAAGCAGCGGAGACCTTGCAGATTCGTGGACTGTCCGGGGGAGATATATTCGCCAAAGAATCTTACAAACGATTGGCCGAGTTGGAGCAAGCCGTGGAAGAAGATGAAGCTGCCGTCAAGGAAGACTCGCCGAAGAAGAAACAGAAGGTGAAGCACCAGGCTAATTCTATCCTGGAGACTGTGCTGGCACCGAGCGTATCGCAATTGGAAAGTACAGATGAATCGACCACCAGCGATCAGAGCGGAAAGGATGGGGATTTCCCGATGCAGAAGACTGTTCAGAATCCGGTCTACCAGCGTTTAGAAATGAAG ATCGAGCCATTGGAGTCGGCGGTGGAAGAGCTTCAAAAGCAATCGGCGGTGGACAAGGACCCTGTAGAGAGACTGGACACCGGCCAAGCCGAGGGAAACCAAG GGTCTGGGAACAGCCCTGCTGAAGACATTTCCGGTTTATCTGGGTTATCCGGCCTAACTGGATTCTCGGACGTGAAGCCGCTGCTTTACGCGTATCAGCAGCTACCTTACGCCGATCTTCTGCCGAGCCCGGAGATTATCTCAACCTGGGCGACTTCTCGACCGATGGATCATTTGGCCTGTGACCTTATGAAGATCCTCTTTACCCCGGAGGAGAGGATTCTCTGTAACGTAAACGGCAAGATGGGCAAACAGCAGTTCGATAGTAACAAAATACATTTGATAAGGGAAGTTCTGTTGCACTTTAGCGGTATCGCACCAAATAGCGTCGAATGGGAAGAGACATGGAAGAACTGCGTGACCAAGATCGACACTAGCAATAGGGGCTTGAAAAGATATTTGTTCCAGAGGCGGTCGGTCTACACTCAATGA